One genomic segment of Novisyntrophococcus fermenticellae includes these proteins:
- a CDS encoding sigma-70 RNA polymerase sigma factor region 4 domain-containing protein: MAEKKEYRIKVQGQLVPVTEEVYVTYHRMKRRETYLEERDTANGVFHYSAMDTGETTGEDGIPDLTSPRVEDLVVDKLIAEKLQQCLAQLSKEEQELIYALFFRGISERQWSSETGLHYMTIHDRKIKILGKLKKMIEK, encoded by the coding sequence ATGGCAGAAAAGAAAGAGTATCGAATCAAGGTGCAGGGACAGCTTGTTCCCGTCACCGAAGAAGTCTATGTTACCTATCACCGCATGAAGCGCCGGGAAACCTATCTGGAGGAAAGAGATACCGCAAACGGCGTTTTTCATTACAGTGCCATGGATACGGGCGAAACCACAGGCGAGGATGGGATTCCAGACCTTACTTCTCCACGCGTAGAGGATTTGGTTGTGGACAAGCTCATAGCGGAAAAGCTCCAACAATGCCTTGCCCAACTTTCCAAGGAAGAACAGGAACTGATTTACGCCCTGTTTTTCAGGGGAATCAGTGAGCGCCAGTGGAGCTCAGAAACGGGTCTTCACTATATGACCATCCATGATCGTAAGATCAAAATTCTTGGCAAACTAAAAAAAATGATAGAAAAGTAA
- a CDS encoding type II toxin-antitoxin system PemK/MazF family toxin, with amino-acid sequence MNTIKKGISRGDIFYADLSPVVGCEQGGIRPVLILQNDIGNRYSPTTIVCAITGKPKKPLPTHSAIAGVGRLSIESFALLEQIRTIDRARLREKVGNLSDHDMKKINQALSISVGLSPAFFS; translated from the coding sequence TTGAACACGATAAAGAAAGGCATCAGCCGCGGCGATATTTTTTATGCCGACTTAAGCCCCGTTGTGGGCTGTGAGCAAGGGGGCATCCGTCCCGTACTTATCCTGCAAAACGACATCGGCAACCGCTACAGCCCTACCACCATCGTCTGTGCCATCACCGGCAAACCGAAAAAGCCTTTGCCCACCCATTCAGCCATTGCCGGAGTAGGCAGACTGTCCATAGAATCCTTTGCCCTTTTAGAACAGATACGTACCATTGATAGGGCTCGGCTCAGAGAAAAGGTTGGAAATCTTTCCGACCATGACATGAAGAAAATAAATCAGGCACTTTCTATCAGCGTCGGACTTAGTCCGGCATTTTTTTCATGA
- a CDS encoding helix-turn-helix domain-containing protein: protein MSNKTMMFEKYPDVVEVNQLREMLGGISRKLAYKLLSEKEIHSVRVGRTYKIPKVCIMEYLLGEEMCHIKIF, encoded by the coding sequence ATGAGCAACAAAACAATGATGTTTGAAAAATACCCTGATGTAGTCGAGGTAAATCAATTGCGAGAAATGCTTGGCGGTATCAGCCGGAAGCTGGCTTATAAACTGCTTTCGGAAAAAGAGATACATAGTGTTCGCGTTGGACGAACCTATAAGATTCCCAAAGTGTGCATTATGGAATATTTGCTGGGCGAAGAAATGTGCCACATCAAGATTTTTTGA